The Breoghania sp. genome has a segment encoding these proteins:
- a CDS encoding YebC/PmpR family DNA-binding transcriptional regulator translates to MAGHSQFKNIMHRKGRQDAVRSKLFSKLSKEITVAAKVGGPDIDGNPRLRLAVQNAKAQSMPKDNIQRAINKSQAGDADTYEEIRYEGYGPGGVAVIVEVLTDNRNRSASNVRSYFTKCGGAMGETGSVAFMFDRVGEIVFKPEVGDADSVLETAIEAGADDVQSDDDGHTILCAFEDLGDVSKALEADLGEAETIKAIWKPQNNTEVDEEKAGTLMKLIGMLEDDDDVQNVYTNFEVSDEVMAKLTAA, encoded by the coding sequence ATGGCCGGACATTCACAGTTCAAGAACATCATGCACCGCAAGGGCCGTCAGGACGCGGTGCGCTCGAAGCTGTTTTCCAAGCTTTCCAAGGAAATCACGGTTGCGGCGAAGGTCGGCGGCCCGGATATCGACGGCAATCCGCGCCTGCGTCTGGCGGTCCAGAACGCCAAGGCCCAGTCCATGCCCAAGGACAATATCCAGCGGGCGATCAACAAGTCCCAGGCCGGTGACGCCGACACCTACGAAGAGATCCGCTACGAGGGCTACGGTCCCGGCGGCGTTGCCGTGATCGTCGAGGTTCTGACCGACAACCGCAACCGCTCCGCCTCCAACGTGCGCTCCTATTTCACCAAGTGCGGCGGCGCGATGGGCGAAACGGGTTCGGTCGCCTTCATGTTCGACCGGGTTGGCGAGATTGTCTTCAAGCCGGAAGTGGGCGACGCCGACAGCGTTCTGGAAACCGCCATCGAGGCGGGCGCCGATGACGTGCAGTCCGACGACGACGGCCACACAATCCTGTGCGCGTTCGAGGATCTGGGCGACGTGTCCAAGGCGCTGGAAGCCGATCTCGGCGAGGCAGAGACCATCAAGGCGATCTGGAAGCCCCAGAACAACACCGAGGTGGACGAGGAAAAGGCCGGCACGCTGATGAAGCTGATCGGCATGCTCGAAGACGATGACGACGTGCAGAACGTCTACACCAACTTCGAGGTTTCCGACGAGGTGATGGCGAAGCTCACGGCTGCCTGA
- a CDS encoding GNAT family N-acetyltransferase, with product MFFVRTATRQDLEAISALLSQTWHHTYDGIYGAEKVSEISASWHAPETLAARLDQLNAEFIVADDGSRLGGVAFAAMDPSAPKIAVLYQLYVHPECQGEGIGSDLLQEIAEAFHDATTLRLEVEPANEKAVAFYQARGFSKTGSTQSCGDDSGIPADIFERPLR from the coding sequence TTGTTTTTCGTCCGCACCGCCACCCGGCAGGATCTCGAAGCGATTTCCGCTCTCCTGTCGCAGACCTGGCATCACACCTATGATGGCATCTACGGGGCCGAAAAGGTCAGCGAGATCAGCGCTTCCTGGCACGCCCCCGAGACGCTTGCCGCGCGGCTGGACCAGTTGAACGCGGAATTCATCGTCGCCGATGACGGCAGCCGCCTGGGTGGCGTGGCCTTTGCCGCGATGGATCCGTCTGCGCCCAAGATCGCCGTCCTGTACCAGCTCTATGTTCACCCCGAGTGTCAGGGCGAGGGGATCGGGTCGGATCTGCTCCAGGAGATCGCCGAAGCCTTCCACGACGCCACGACCCTGCGGCTTGAGGTGGAACCCGCCAACGAAAAGGCCGTCGCCTTCTATCAGGCGCGCGGGTTTTCGAAGACGGGAAGCACACAGAGCTGCGGCGACGACAGCGGCATTCCCGCCGACATCTTCGAGCGCCCGCTGCGCTAG
- a CDS encoding sulfite exporter TauE/SafE family protein — MTDALLSILHSSTFPMVVAAAVAAGAVRGFAGFGAAMIFMPLVSALVDPRLAAATFLILDEVVALPLAVRAVRLCDWRTVLPAVLAGLITVPIGAAVLANGDTIALRWGISTLVLGLLVLLVSGWRYTGRPTLPLSAGVGVAAGFLAGVSQVAGPPVVAFWMSGPSPAHVIRANLIVYFALASIASTVAFWWNGFFTMEVVNHVVILMPIYALALFAGTQMFRLAPETAFRRVAYILVALAAIGSLPVLDNLLR; from the coding sequence ATGACCGACGCTCTCCTGTCGATTCTCCACAGTTCCACCTTTCCCATGGTCGTTGCCGCGGCGGTGGCTGCGGGCGCGGTGCGTGGCTTTGCCGGGTTCGGCGCGGCGATGATCTTCATGCCGCTCGTCAGCGCGCTGGTCGATCCGCGGCTGGCGGCGGCGACTTTCCTCATCCTGGATGAAGTCGTCGCCCTGCCGCTGGCGGTACGTGCGGTGCGCCTGTGCGACTGGCGCACGGTGCTGCCTGCCGTTCTGGCGGGGCTCATCACGGTTCCCATCGGAGCCGCCGTTCTGGCAAACGGCGATACGATCGCGCTGCGCTGGGGCATTTCCACCCTCGTGCTGGGGCTTCTGGTCCTGCTGGTTTCCGGCTGGCGCTACACGGGCCGCCCCACCCTGCCGCTCTCGGCAGGCGTCGGCGTGGCAGCGGGCTTTCTGGCAGGCGTCTCGCAGGTCGCAGGACCACCCGTCGTCGCCTTCTGGATGAGCGGCCCCTCGCCCGCCCATGTCATCCGCGCCAACCTGATCGTCTATTTCGCGCTGGCCAGCATCGCCTCGACCGTCGCCTTCTGGTGGAACGGCTTCTTCACGATGGAAGTCGTGAACCACGTCGTGATCCTCATGCCGATCTACGCATTGGCGCTGTTTGCAGGGACGCAGATGTTCCGCCTCGCGCCGGAAACCGCGTTCCGCCGGGTCGCCTACATCCTCGTCGCGCTGGCCGCCATCGGCTCCCTTCCCGTGCTGGACAACCTGCTGCGCTAA
- the ruvC gene encoding crossover junction endodeoxyribonuclease RuvC, whose product MNSTIRILGIDPGLRNTGWGVIDVVGTNLKFVASGTVRSTQARPLAERLVELHDGLQAVMKDHRPDEAAVEQTFVNKDAGATLKLGQARGIALLVPGLLGLPIGEYLPNLVKKTVVGAGHGDKKQIRMMVKVLMPKAVFNSDDAADALAIAVCHAHHRGAAAAAAKVAARIGQ is encoded by the coding sequence ATGAACTCAACGATTCGCATTCTTGGCATTGACCCCGGTCTCAGGAACACCGGCTGGGGGGTGATCGACGTGGTCGGCACGAATTTGAAATTCGTGGCCTCGGGAACCGTGCGCTCGACCCAGGCCCGGCCTTTGGCAGAACGACTGGTGGAACTCCATGACGGCTTGCAGGCGGTGATGAAAGACCATCGCCCCGATGAGGCGGCGGTGGAACAGACCTTCGTCAACAAGGATGCGGGCGCGACGCTGAAGCTCGGTCAGGCGCGCGGCATCGCGCTGCTGGTACCGGGGCTTCTGGGGCTGCCGATCGGCGAGTACCTGCCCAACCTCGTCAAGAAGACGGTGGTGGGCGCAGGCCACGGCGACAAGAAACAGATCCGCATGATGGTGAAGGTGTTGATGCCGAAAGCGGTGTTCAATTCCGACGATGCGGCGGATGCGCTGGCAATCGCCGTCTGCCATGCGCATCATCGCGGGGCGGCGGCAGCCGCTGCGAAGGTGGCGGCCAGAATCGGCCAGTGA
- the ruvA gene encoding Holliday junction branch migration protein RuvA, translating to MIGKLKGVIDSYGDDFVILDVHGVGYHVQCPSRVLQGLPSPGEAATLSIETFVREDQIRLFGFASDLEREWFRMLMTVQGVGAKVALGVLGIMRPTELANAISLGDKASIARAPGVGKRVAERIATELKAKAPAFADVDAGVIQANAAIEDKAAPRPVADAVSALVNLGYGQPQAAAAVAAAQRVAGEDAEASKLIRLGLKELSQ from the coding sequence GTGATCGGCAAGCTGAAGGGCGTGATCGATTCCTATGGCGACGATTTCGTCATCCTCGACGTTCACGGCGTCGGCTATCATGTGCAGTGCCCCTCGCGGGTCCTGCAAGGCCTGCCTTCCCCCGGCGAGGCGGCGACGCTGTCCATCGAAACCTTCGTGCGCGAGGACCAGATCCGGCTTTTCGGGTTCGCCTCCGATCTGGAGCGCGAGTGGTTCCGCATGCTGATGACGGTGCAGGGCGTGGGCGCGAAGGTGGCGCTGGGCGTGCTCGGCATAATGCGGCCCACGGAACTGGCCAATGCGATATCGCTTGGCGACAAGGCGTCGATCGCACGCGCGCCCGGTGTGGGCAAGCGCGTGGCGGAACGCATCGCGACGGAGCTGAAAGCCAAGGCGCCTGCCTTTGCCGATGTGGATGCCGGTGTCATTCAGGCCAATGCGGCGATCGAGGACAAGGCGGCCCCGCGGCCCGTGGCCGATGCGGTTTCGGCGCTGGTCAATCTGGGCTACGGCCAGCCGCAGGCGGCTGCGGCCGTTGCGGCTGCCCAGCGCGTGGCGGGCGAGGATGCGGAGGCCTCCAAGCTCATCCGTCTGGGGCTGAAGGAGCTTTCGCAGTGA
- the ruvB gene encoding Holliday junction branch migration DNA helicase RuvB has protein sequence MSEDRIVSPNERGDEPDSSIRPLALDEFVGQQQARSNLSVFIEAAKARSEALDHVLFVGPPGLGKTTLAQIMARELGVNFRATSGPVIAKAGDLAALLTNLEERDVLFIDEIHRLSPAVEEILYPAMEDFQLDLIIGEGPAARSVKIDLSKFTLVAATTRLGLLTTPLRDRFGIPIRLNFYTVEELEHIVRRGARVFGIGMTDDGAKEIARRSRGTPRIAGRLLRRVRDFAVVAGMEAVDAAIADKALSQLEVDKAGLDALDRRYLTMIAEHFGGGPVGIETIAAGLSEPRDAIEDIVEPYLIQQGFIQRTPRGRLLMPKSFAHLGLAVPQGATAAQMGLFSEDS, from the coding sequence ATGAGCGAAGACAGGATCGTCTCCCCGAACGAGCGCGGCGATGAGCCGGACAGTTCGATCCGTCCGTTGGCGCTCGATGAATTCGTCGGCCAGCAGCAGGCGCGCTCCAATCTTTCCGTTTTCATCGAGGCGGCCAAGGCGCGCTCCGAGGCGCTCGACCATGTTCTCTTTGTCGGGCCTCCGGGGCTTGGCAAGACGACGCTCGCCCAGATCATGGCGCGCGAACTTGGCGTGAATTTCCGTGCGACCTCCGGTCCGGTTATCGCCAAGGCGGGGGACCTCGCCGCGCTCTTGACCAATCTGGAAGAGCGCGACGTGCTCTTCATCGATGAAATTCACCGGCTCTCTCCGGCGGTGGAGGAAATTCTCTACCCGGCGATGGAGGATTTCCAGCTCGACCTGATCATCGGCGAGGGGCCCGCGGCGCGTTCCGTCAAGATCGATCTGTCCAAGTTCACGCTCGTTGCCGCCACCACCCGTCTGGGGTTGCTGACGACCCCCTTGCGCGACCGCTTCGGCATTCCGATCCGGCTCAATTTCTACACCGTGGAAGAGCTGGAACACATCGTGCGCCGCGGCGCGCGGGTCTTCGGCATCGGCATGACGGATGACGGGGCAAAGGAAATCGCGCGGCGATCGCGCGGCACTCCGCGTATCGCGGGGCGTCTTCTGCGCCGGGTGCGCGACTTCGCGGTGGTCGCAGGCATGGAGGCCGTCGATGCGGCCATTGCCGACAAGGCCCTGTCGCAACTGGAGGTGGACAAGGCCGGGCTCGATGCGCTCGACCGGCGTTATCTCACCATGATCGCGGAGCATTTCGGCGGCGGGCCGGTGGGCATCGAAACGATCGCGGCAGGCCTGTCGGAGCCGCGCGACGCCATCGAGGATATCGTCGAGCCCTATCTGATCCAGCAGGGCTTCATCCAGCGCACCCCGCGCGGGCGGCTGCTCATGCCCAAAAGCTTCGCCCATCTGGGCCTTGCCGTGCCACAGGGGGCGACGGCGGCGCAGATGGGGCTCTTTTCGGAAGACAGCTAG
- a CDS encoding DUF3096 domain-containing protein: MFIGSAEIGPIVALAAGVLILIMPRLLAYIVAIYLIITGLIGLGVVSNIFG, encoded by the coding sequence ATGTTTATCGGTTCGGCCGAGATCGGCCCCATCGTCGCCCTTGCTGCGGGTGTTCTGATCCTCATCATGCCGCGACTGCTTGCCTATATCGTCGCGATCTACCTCATCATTACCGGTCTCATCGGTCTGGGCGTCGTCAGCAACATCTTCGGTTGA
- a CDS encoding TetR/AcrR family transcriptional regulator, translated as METNTPLPSDVHGVTTRSAGPGRPREFDEGEVLTAALDLFWENGFEATSVDALTAAMGLSRSSFYAAFGSKQGVLLAALRYYSDASYSGLADLVAAQCAATGCGERGGDADGKEGALALVNALSRPDRGPRGCLFVNVVTERGPHDREVAELGRRHFARIEALFARCLDADHPELVRDRARALMALAFGAIVLRKSGLPAADMERILDQANDLIGP; from the coding sequence ATGGAAACGAACACGCCTCTTCCCTCTGACGTTCACGGTGTCACGACCCGCTCCGCCGGGCCGGGGCGGCCGCGCGAGTTCGACGAGGGCGAGGTTCTGACCGCGGCGCTGGATCTCTTCTGGGAAAACGGGTTTGAGGCCACGTCCGTCGATGCGTTGACGGCGGCCATGGGCCTGTCGCGCTCCAGCTTCTATGCCGCCTTCGGCTCCAAGCAGGGCGTTCTGCTGGCGGCGCTGAGATATTATTCCGACGCCTCCTACAGCGGTCTGGCGGATCTTGTTGCAGCACAATGTGCTGCGACAGGCTGCGGTGAGCGCGGTGGTGATGCGGACGGAAAAGAAGGTGCGCTTGCGCTGGTCAACGCCCTGTCCCGCCCGGACCGCGGGCCGCGTGGCTGTCTGTTCGTCAATGTGGTCACCGAACGGGGACCCCATGATCGCGAGGTTGCCGAACTCGGGCGACGCCATTTCGCCCGTATCGAAGCCCTTTTCGCACGTTGTCTCGATGCCGATCATCCCGAACTGGTGCGCGACCGTGCCCGTGCGCTCATGGCGTTGGCTTTCGGCGCAATCGTGCTGCGCAAGTCCGGCCTT